A genome region from Chrysoperla carnea unplaced genomic scaffold, inChrCarn1.1, whole genome shotgun sequence includes the following:
- the LOC123304830 gene encoding uncharacterized protein LOC123304830, with protein sequence MSSNLVDDSVDNSSSEDSDVDDQDQSSKSDIEMENASDKNLKASVELQETKGSEVPTLSESVLQILGSEKRLLKDKCFVLHPELASCWKDLLASGMNKEDKSKMIETYPNKGNCPLIAPTLNPELLPLLHKTAKSRDKFFANHQDVCGRSLVAIGTAICNILNDEEEPVDKEQLLKLLCDSSSMMCDLFFQLSKSRRAQLYSCVDGKRKSVLEDSPTDEFLFGIDLAKRIKNALAVEKTSLSLKNQTPRRDSNRPKNSLNWRSPSASRISSSQTGYRRHFNKSSAANNHNQITTRSRSGNQLPPAQNAQTQKK encoded by the exons ATGTCATCAAATTTAGTCGACGATTCTGTTGATAATTCTTCATCTGagg ACTCAGATGTTGACGACCAAGATCAGAGTAGTAAATCTGATATTGAAATGGAAAATGCCTCAGATAAAAACTTGAAGGCGTCAGTGGAGTTGCAGGAGACGAAGGGTTCTGAAGTTCCCACCCTCAGTGAATCGGTGCTCCAAATCCTGGGCTCGGAAAAGAGACTTTTAAAGGATAAATGCTTTGTTTTGCACCCTGAACTAGCGTCATGCTGGAAAGATTTATTAGCTTCAGGCATGAACAAAGAAGATAAGTCTAAAATGATTGAAACTTATCCTAACAAAGGAAACTGTCCTCTAATTGCACCAACTCTCAATCCGGAATTACTCCCTCTTTTACATAAAACGGCTAAATCTcgtgataaattttttgctaatcaTCAGGATGTGTGTGGCCGTAGTTTAGTGGCTATTGGTACAGCCATCTGCAATATTTTGAATGATGAAGAGGAACCGGTAGATAAGGAACAGCTTTTAAAGCTTCTTTGTGACTCCAGCAGCATGATGTGTGACCTGTTTTTCCAGTTGTCCAAGTCCAGACGTGCACAATTGTACTCATGTGTTGATGGAAAAAGGAAGTCTGTTCTTGAAGATTCACCCACAGATGAATTTCTTTTTGGCATCGACCTTGCTAAAAGAATTAAGAATGCCTTAGCTGTTGAAAAAACAAGCttgtctttaaaaaatcaaacaccACGAAGAGATTCAAATCGACCTAAAAACTCTTTAAACTGGAGAAGCCCGTCTGCTTCAAGGATCAGCTCCAGTCAGACGGGCTACAGACGTCACTTCAACAAATCATCAGCTGCAAACAATCACAATCAAATCACAACTCGATCCCGATCAGGGAACCAACTCCCTCCAGCTCAAAATGCTCAGACACAGAAGAAATAA